From the genome of Hathewaya histolytica, one region includes:
- the sdaAB gene encoding L-serine ammonia-lyase, iron-sulfur-dependent subunit beta, producing the protein MKRYGAFDIIGPIMIGPSSSHTAGAARLGRVAKSIAGGDFSAVTFYLHGSFEHTYRGHGTDKALVAGILGMKPHDDGLRNAMEIAEEKGIKIEFLPIELENAHPNTAKIVFHKNDGTKVEVIGSSIGGGSIKINGIEGYDVDLTGEYPAVIIRQNDKKGVISDLSRVLANNNINIATMNVSRSNKGKEAFTIIECDGVIPVEAVREMEKLDNIISVKSVNPITD; encoded by the coding sequence ATGAAAAGATATGGAGCTTTTGACATAATAGGACCTATAATGATTGGACCATCTAGTTCACATACAGCAGGGGCAGCTAGACTAGGTAGGGTTGCAAAATCTATAGCAGGAGGAGACTTTAGTGCTGTAACTTTTTATTTACATGGTTCATTTGAACATACGTATAGAGGGCATGGTACAGATAAAGCATTAGTAGCAGGTATTTTAGGCATGAAGCCTCATGATGATGGTTTAAGAAATGCTATGGAAATAGCAGAAGAAAAAGGTATTAAAATAGAATTTTTACCAATAGAACTTGAAAATGCACACCCTAATACAGCTAAAATAGTATTTCACAAAAATGATGGTACAAAAGTGGAAGTAATAGGTTCATCAATTGGTGGAGGCAGTATAAAGATAAATGGTATAGAGGGATATGATGTAGATTTAACTGGAGAATATCCAGCTGTTATTATAAGACAAAATGATAAAAAAGGTGTTATTAGTGATTTAAGTAGAGTACTTGCAAATAATAATATAAATATAGCTACCATGAACGTTAGTAGAAGTAATAAAGGGAAAGAAGCATTTACTATAATAGAGTGTGATGGAGTAATACCAGTTGAGGCAGTAAGAGAAATGGAAAAACTAGATAATATAATATCTGTAAAATCGGTTAATCCAATAACAGATTAA
- a CDS encoding type II toxin-antitoxin system PemK/MazF family toxin produces the protein MSGSNIKNVDDQSLKSYIRETKEKIVSLINKYSDINNKKIEFTENTKELKDKAFQLKKIYKYAEWVNRKIEMNDSVQERISTIPKRGEIWTCELGQNIGSEENKVRPVIIVQNNTGNEKGPTTIIVPISNRPKKIKVHIQLRDSDYKLVEGEAQKVTGTILCEQIKVVSKARLGRHIATLDQNFMNLLDNKLKNSLDL, from the coding sequence ATGAGTGGTTCTAACATTAAAAATGTAGATGATCAATCACTGAAATCGTATATTAGAGAAACTAAAGAAAAAATAGTTTCACTTATAAATAAATATTCAGATATTAATAATAAAAAAATAGAATTCACAGAAAATACTAAGGAGTTAAAGGATAAAGCCTTTCAATTAAAAAAGATCTATAAATATGCAGAGTGGGTAAATAGAAAAATAGAAATGAATGATTCTGTACAAGAAAGAATATCTACCATACCTAAAAGGGGGGAGATATGGACTTGTGAACTAGGACAGAATATTGGATCGGAAGAAAATAAAGTAAGGCCTGTTATTATAGTTCAAAATAATACGGGTAATGAAAAAGGACCTACAACCATAATAGTTCCAATTTCAAATAGACCTAAAAAAATAAAAGTACATATTCAACTAAGAGATAGTGATTATAAATTAGTAGAAGGGGAAGCCCAGAAAGTTACTGGAACAATATTATGTGAGCAGATAAAAGTAGTTTCTAAGGCCAGATTAGGGAGACACATAGCAACATTGGATCAAAACTTTATGAATCTTTTAGATAACAAATTGAAGAATTCCTTAGATTTATAA